Proteins from one Sphingopyxis terrae subsp. terrae NBRC 15098 genomic window:
- the lpdA gene encoding dihydrolipoyl dehydrogenase produces MADYDYDVLVIGAGPGGYVAAIRAAQLGLKTACAEGRETLGGTCLNVGCIPSKAMLHASEYFEAAAGGAMAAMGIKVTPELDLGAMHGQRKDAVKGLTGGIEFLFKKNKIDWLKGYAQFTGKDSVEVAGKAYRAKNIIVATGSSVTPLPGVAVDNDKGVIVDSTGALELAKVPGHMVVIGGGVIGLELGSVWRRLGAKVTVVEFLDQILPGMDGDVRKEANKIFKKQGMDFKLKTKVTGAEVKGKKAVLTLEPAAGGDAETLEADVVLVSIGRRPNTDGLALDKAGLTTNQRGQIETDHDFRTAVDGIWAIGDVVPGPMLAHKAEDEGIACAENIAGLTGIVNHDVIPSVVYTWPEIAGVGLTEEQAVEKAGGEKDKVKVGKFPMLANSRAKTNHEPDGFVKVIADAKSDRVLGVWIIAVPAGTMIAQAAQAMEFGATSEDIAYTCHAHPTHSEAIKEAAMAVTGKPIHI; encoded by the coding sequence ATGGCTGATTACGACTACGACGTCCTTGTCATCGGTGCCGGTCCCGGCGGTTATGTCGCGGCGATCCGCGCGGCGCAGCTCGGGCTCAAGACCGCGTGCGCCGAAGGGCGCGAAACGCTGGGCGGCACCTGCCTCAACGTCGGCTGCATCCCGTCGAAGGCGATGCTGCACGCGTCGGAATATTTCGAGGCGGCGGCGGGCGGCGCGATGGCGGCGATGGGCATCAAGGTGACGCCCGAACTCGACCTTGGCGCGATGCACGGCCAGCGCAAGGATGCGGTCAAGGGCCTGACCGGCGGCATCGAATTCCTGTTCAAGAAGAACAAGATCGACTGGCTGAAGGGCTATGCGCAGTTCACCGGCAAGGACAGCGTCGAGGTTGCGGGCAAGGCCTATCGCGCCAAGAACATCATCGTCGCCACCGGATCGTCGGTGACCCCCCTTCCGGGCGTCGCGGTCGACAATGACAAGGGCGTGATCGTCGATTCGACCGGCGCGCTCGAACTTGCGAAGGTGCCTGGCCACATGGTCGTGATCGGCGGCGGCGTGATCGGGCTTGAACTCGGCAGCGTCTGGCGCCGGCTTGGCGCAAAAGTCACCGTGGTCGAATTTCTTGACCAGATCCTGCCCGGGATGGACGGCGACGTTCGCAAGGAAGCGAACAAGATCTTCAAGAAGCAGGGCATGGACTTCAAGCTGAAGACCAAGGTCACCGGGGCCGAAGTGAAAGGCAAGAAGGCCGTGCTGACGCTCGAGCCCGCCGCGGGAGGCGACGCCGAAACGCTCGAAGCCGATGTCGTCCTCGTTTCGATCGGCCGCCGTCCGAACACCGATGGCCTCGCGCTCGACAAGGCGGGGCTGACCACGAACCAGCGCGGTCAGATCGAGACCGATCATGATTTCCGCACCGCCGTCGACGGCATCTGGGCGATCGGCGACGTCGTTCCCGGCCCGATGCTCGCGCACAAGGCCGAGGATGAAGGCATTGCCTGCGCTGAAAATATCGCGGGGCTGACCGGCATCGTGAACCACGACGTCATCCCGTCGGTGGTCTACACCTGGCCCGAAATCGCCGGCGTCGGCCTGACCGAAGAGCAGGCTGTTGAGAAGGCTGGTGGGGAAAAGGACAAGGTCAAGGTCGGCAAATTCCCGATGCTCGCGAACAGCCGTGCGAAGACCAACCACGAACCCGACGGCTTTGTGAAGGTGATCGCCGATGCCAAGAGCGACCGCGTCCTGGGCGTCTGGATCATCGCCGTGCCGGCGGGCACGATGATCGCGCAGGCAGCTCAGGCGATGGAATTTGGCGCGACGTCCGAAGACATCGCCTACACCTGTCACGCACACCCGACGCACAGCGAGGCGATCAAGGAAGCCGCGATGGCAGTGACCGGAAAGCCGATCCACATCTGA
- a CDS encoding trimeric intracellular cation channel family protein translates to MDTQTLVRLLDLTGIAVFALSGALMAVRLRQTLVTASFFALVTGVGGGSVRDLLIGAPVFWVQDGAIGAVCIAIALVVWVTPERWWQGQLLEWADAVGLAAYAVFGTAKALAWGVAPVPALMMGVITGCVGGTIRDILAGVPSIIMRPEIYVTAAALASGLFLVLTWLGVATSVAAVAGAASGFVLRGAAIRWSLALPTYRGRPESR, encoded by the coding sequence ATGGACACCCAGACGCTCGTTCGCCTTCTCGATCTGACCGGCATCGCGGTCTTCGCGCTGTCGGGCGCGTTGATGGCGGTGCGGCTGCGCCAGACGCTGGTGACGGCGAGCTTCTTTGCGCTCGTCACCGGGGTCGGCGGGGGTAGCGTGCGCGACCTGCTGATTGGCGCGCCGGTCTTCTGGGTTCAGGACGGCGCGATCGGCGCGGTGTGCATCGCGATTGCGCTGGTCGTGTGGGTGACCCCCGAACGCTGGTGGCAGGGGCAGCTTCTGGAATGGGCCGATGCGGTCGGGCTCGCCGCCTATGCCGTGTTCGGGACGGCCAAGGCCCTTGCCTGGGGCGTGGCGCCGGTTCCCGCGCTGATGATGGGCGTCATCACCGGCTGTGTCGGCGGGACGATCCGCGATATACTGGCCGGGGTGCCGTCGATCATCATGCGGCCCGAAATCTATGTCACCGCGGCAGCGCTAGCCTCCGGGCTGTTTCTGGTCCTGACCTGGCTCGGCGTCGCAACCTCGGTCGCCGCTGTCGCGGGCGCCGCGTCGGGTTTCGTCCTGCGCGGCGCAGCAATTCGCTGGTCTTTGGCGCTTCCGACGTATAGGGGGCGCCCCGAATCGCGGTGA